One genomic segment of Desulfosoma caldarium includes these proteins:
- a CDS encoding acyl-CoA dehydrogenase family protein: MDFELSDEQRMIKETVHKWAVNELGPIQEKVDDEDWFPPDFFKKCAEIGILGITIDEKYGGLGGDVLMQTLAVEEMSRICPALAMTYAAHSNLCMHNIYKNASEKLKEKYLPPMVRGEKIGALGLTEPNAGSDAMSLRTRAERKGDKYILNGTKMWITNGPIADVILVYAKTAPEKGAKGISAFIVEKDFPGFSVSRKIKKCGMRGSPTGELVFEDCEVPAENLVGEENMGVHVMTSGLDVERVVLAGGSIGMAQQALDYSIRYAAEREQFGQPIGKFQMIQQKLADMYARTEAARLLVYRAALVAQNAPRGGKGTELTRQAAAAILFASETATWVCNQAVQIHGGYGYSLEFPVQKLWRDAKLYEIGAGTNEIRRIVVARELLREAFARAGKV, from the coding sequence ATGGATTTTGAACTGAGCGATGAACAGCGCATGATCAAGGAAACGGTGCACAAGTGGGCTGTCAATGAGCTGGGTCCTATTCAGGAAAAGGTGGACGATGAGGATTGGTTTCCTCCGGACTTTTTCAAGAAATGCGCCGAAATCGGCATTCTCGGTATCACCATCGATGAAAAATACGGCGGCCTCGGCGGCGACGTGCTCATGCAGACCCTGGCCGTAGAGGAAATGAGCCGCATCTGTCCCGCGTTAGCCATGACCTACGCGGCCCATTCCAACCTGTGCATGCACAACATCTATAAAAATGCGAGCGAAAAGCTCAAAGAAAAATATCTGCCCCCCATGGTTCGCGGAGAAAAAATCGGCGCTCTGGGGCTCACCGAACCCAATGCGGGCTCCGATGCCATGAGTTTGCGCACAAGGGCGGAAAGAAAAGGCGACAAGTACATTTTGAACGGCACAAAGATGTGGATCACCAACGGGCCCATTGCCGACGTCATCCTGGTCTATGCCAAGACGGCTCCGGAAAAGGGGGCCAAGGGCATCAGTGCATTCATTGTGGAAAAGGATTTTCCCGGCTTTTCGGTGTCTCGAAAGATTAAGAAATGTGGTATGCGCGGATCCCCAACGGGTGAGCTGGTCTTTGAAGACTGCGAAGTCCCGGCGGAAAATCTGGTGGGTGAGGAAAACATGGGAGTCCACGTCATGACCAGCGGTCTAGATGTCGAGCGCGTTGTTTTGGCTGGCGGCTCCATAGGCATGGCCCAACAAGCTCTGGACTACTCGATCCGTTATGCGGCCGAAAGGGAACAGTTCGGGCAGCCCATCGGCAAGTTTCAAATGATTCAGCAAAAGCTGGCGGACATGTACGCCCGCACCGAGGCGGCTCGCCTTTTGGTGTACCGGGCAGCCCTGGTGGCCCAGAACGCGCCCCGAGGGGGCAAGGGCACCGAATTGACCCGCCAGGCCGCGGCAGCCATTCTTTTCGCCTCGGAAACGGCCACATGGGTGTGCAACCAAGCCGTTCAAATCCACGGCGGTTACGGGTACTCTCTAGAATTTCCCGTGCAGAAACTGTGGCGCGATGCCAAGCTCTACGAAATCGGCGCGGGAACCAACGAGATTCGACGGATCGTGGTGGCTCGAGAACTTCTTCGGGAAGCCTTTGCTCGAGCCGGCAAGGTTTAA